From one Rosa rugosa chromosome 4, drRosRugo1.1, whole genome shotgun sequence genomic stretch:
- the LOC133745303 gene encoding pentatricopeptide repeat-containing protein At5g65560-like, whose translation MASTSSPNSSVRVIKKYVVDGLKDKALDKSLEEHLNMIRDKDSLHKYGAKLYKSIAKFAIVDEALEQLIKVHSEPPTRTIVIGNNQVMSYSYSRNSSADDLKKHAMEVFKDATKDCEDKDMKEKFDMIQDYSSLEKSAFMFFNSMVNSGFLDEAEELLKKAILPVVAVHTYVIGVVVAAGNTNAALKAFQHMSASGVAPNSYTYAVLIKGLTADPNYCGDAKKLLVEMMDKGMRPNAATYTAVIEGFAMQEDKAAEEEGKQLVELMMHKGFVPNAKAMMEVLKGRPKPLIRRVINIALSKLKG comes from the coding sequence ATGGCGAGTACTAGTTCCCCCAATTCTTCTGTCCGTGTCATCAAGAAATATGTAGTGGATGGTCTTAAGGACAAGGCCTTGGACAAGTCCTTGGAAGAACACTTGAACATGATTCGGGACAAAGACTCCCTTCACAAATATGGGGCAAAGCTGTACAAATCTATAGCAAAATTCGCCATCGTTGATGAAGCCCTAGAGCAGCTAATTAAGGTTCACTCTGAGCCGCCCACCCGCACTATTGTCATTGGGAACAATCAAGTAATGTCATACTCTTATTCTCGCAACTCTTCTGCTGATGATCTCAAGAAACATGCAATGGAGGTTTTCAAGGATGCGACCAAAGATTGTGAGGACAAGGACATGAAAGAAAAATTTGACATGATTCAGGACTACAGTTCCCTTGAGAAATCTGCGTTTATGTTCTTCAATTCTATGGTGAATTCCGGCTTCCTTGACGAAGCTGAAGAGCTCCTTAAGAAGGCCATACTGCCCGTTGTGGCAGTCCACACCTATGTCATTGGGGTTGTGGTCGCTGCGGGCAATACCAATGCTGCTCTCAAGGCCTTTCAGCACATGTCAGCCTCTGGGGTTGCTCCAAACTCCTATACTTATGCAGTTTTGATCAAGGGACTCACTGCCGACCCCAACTACTGTGGAGATGCCAAGAAGTTGTTGGTTGAGATGATGGACAAGGGTATGAGGCCCAATGCTGCTACCTACACTGCTGTGATAGAGGGTTTTGCAATGCAGGAGGACAAGGCAGCTGAGGAGGAGGGCAAACAGTTGGTGGAGTTGATGATGCATAAGGGGTTTGTGCCAAATGCAAAGGCTATGATGGAAGTTCTAAAGGGAAGGCCAAAACCTTTAATTAGAAGGGTTATCAACATTGCGCTTTCCAAGTTGAAGGGCTGA